The stretch of DNA TTCCCTGCATGTTCCAGCCGGCAGTCGCCAGCAAGCCATACTTCGAGGGCACAATGGAAGAGCCGGTGTTCATCACCACGAAGCAACCAGTCCCGTAGGTGTCCTTGACCAGTCCAGGGGTAAAGCATTGCTGACCGAAGGTAGCCGCCTGCTGGTCACCGGCGATCCCGGTGATGGGGATCTCTTCGCCAAACCATTTGCGATCAGTCATGCCAAACAGCCCGCTCGATGGCTTTACTTCCGGAAGCAAGGCACGAGGCACACGAAAGATTTCCAGCAACTCCTGATCCCATGCCCCTTCGTGCAGATTCCACAAGAGCGTCCGGCTGGCATTGGTGACATCCGTCGCATGTACCAGGCCAGAAGTCAGCCGCCACAGCAGAAACGAATCGACTGTTCCAAAGCACAAATCGCCTTTTTCGGCCCGCGCGCGAAGAGCGGGGGATTGATCCAGAATCCAGCTGATCTTGGTGGCCGAAAAGTAGGGATCGAGAACCAGCCCTGTCTTTTCTCGGATGAGTGGCTCGTGGCCCAACGCCTTGAGCCGGGCACATTCTGGCGAGGTAATGCGGCTTTGCCACACGACAGCATTGGTGACTGGGACTCCGGTGTGCCGATCCCAGATGATCGTCGTTTCCCGCTGGTTGGTCAGACCAATTGCAGAAATCTCTCTGGCAGCAGCACCCACGGCATCAATCGCCTTGCGGGCACTGCTCAACGTCGTGAGCCACAGCTGATTGGGATCCTGCTCGACATGCCCGGGAGAAGGGAAGAGCGGCGTGACTTCCTCCTGCCCACGCCCCGCCACTTTTCCGTCCCGATCAAACAGAATCGCCCGGCTGGAAGTCGTCCCCTGGTCGAGCGCGAGGATGAAATCTGCCTGCTCCCGCCGCCTGCGTTCGGCATTTTGGGCATGCTCCAGAACGGCTTCTGCATAGGATCGTGGCGCGGGGCGAGAAGTTTCGTCGTTCATCCCTGGTCTCCTTTTCTGAAACTGATCGAGAGCATACCCCGAACATTTTTCAAGATGCGAGCGACCTGATCACAACCCACTTGGAATCGGGCCACGCTGCGTGCTGCATCCGCGCTGCCACGAGAAGTTTGCTTATGGGCAGTTCGGTCGAGTAATTTGACAACAAGGCTGCTCAGAGTTGCCAAGTCGACGACTGAAACACAGGGACGATTCAATGGGAAGGTCACACTCAGTATGGCTCGCTCTGATCTTTGGACGCGTGATCAACTTCTTTTGGCGCTTCGCC from Planctopirus ephydatiae encodes:
- the glpK gene encoding glycerol kinase GlpK, producing MNDETSRPAPRSYAEAVLEHAQNAERRRREQADFILALDQGTTSSRAILFDRDGKVAGRGQEEVTPLFPSPGHVEQDPNQLWLTTLSSARKAIDAVGAAAREISAIGLTNQRETTIIWDRHTGVPVTNAVVWQSRITSPECARLKALGHEPLIREKTGLVLDPYFSATKISWILDQSPALRARAEKGDLCFGTVDSFLLWRLTSGLVHATDVTNASRTLLWNLHEGAWDQELLEIFRVPRALLPEVKPSSGLFGMTDRKWFGEEIPITGIAGDQQAATFGQQCFTPGLVKDTYGTGCFVVMNTGSSIVPSKYGLLATAGWNMQGKTTFALEGAIFAAGAVIQWLRDGLQIIQQASDSEQLASRVSDNGGVYLVPAFVGLGAPYWDAEARGAIYGLTRGATKEHVCRAALESIVLQTRDVVEAMTCDSGLSIPELRVDGGATANNLLMQMQADVLGIPVQRPQILETTALGAAYLAGLASGFWPQMSDLSHHWHVDRVFEPRITVDHRETWYAGWKKAIERTRS